The sequence ttagagaaatagcatatttaaaaatatacacacttttaaaaaactcgtatttttgtttttcttcaccaATCATTGTCAAGATCGACCACCCAGATTTTCCTAAAgtgttaaaaaatttcaacttactgattgttttggattttctCGATGCATCTCGACAATTAGACTGAAATTCTACCAGTTTCAAATCATatccaaacttttttttatttttttattttttcaaatcaattacTCAAACCTTCACATATCTTTTACCAAATGATCTTACTAATTTTTGCTACTTAGCCAATTTGTCCAACTATTTCTTGTAAATtaccatttttccttttcctaatTCCTTTCACTTTCTTTACTCAATTCAATTATCTTATGGAACGCCAAGAATttggaaaagatgaaaagaagaaagtagtAGAAGAAACAATACCTCAATCCTTCCTTAttcctttatttataattaattaatttaagtttaaatactatttaaatcatttttctcttatttactatttctatataaaaacaTAACTTATTTTAAGTGATGAATTTGGTACAATTtcgttaatttaaaattttaatttcttcttttacccTTGAATTACGTAACTTACTGTGATTATATCGTTTGAcccacattttctttttgtgtattggatttagaatatgattttttaaaaaaaaattaataatttaatcgcACCTAACGATTtcataaaaatgttgaaaatggaTGTTGTATTACAGAAATTAttgcaaattattttatgaaaactatggtgatttggtaaattaaatatatgaaattttgtattggagttagaatataaatttattaaagtaataataatttttgctCCTTCGTTCTGTTCCATGTAATTGACTTCAGTTTATAACTCTCTTCCTAGAAACTATTTTGTTCTTCGTATACCGTTTCgtttgaatgaaattatggtaccaatatgatttaaatcaaTTCGTAAATATATGCAATTTGTGTATTGCATTTagaatatcaattaaaaataaaaatataatgtattcGCAATTAACGACCCAACAttaaaaaaggttgaaaattgacgttatttttgaagaaattactGGAAATTGTTTTACGAAAACTAAGatgatttggtaaattaaatataggagaatttttaaaaatagtagattttacaaaatatttacaacctatagcaaattttatcactgatagtcattgatatgctatagtgatatataaagattattagtgataaaatccaaaattttgctatagcttgtaaatattttaatttatattgctatttttaaaaaatgtccttaaatatatataatttgtgtaTTAGAGTtagaatacaaatttaaaataataataataatttattgacaTGAAACGCTTGCATAAAAAACGTTGAAAATATACATcgtatttaagaaaactaatgtaacttgttttacgaaaatatgacaatttggtaaattaaatatacaaatatttgtgtattggatttagaatacgaatttttaaaaataataataataaataattttcataatgtTTCCCACGTAATCAttcacaaacaaatattatcataGCACTCGCTATTAGAATCATTCtctcaaacacatattatcataacactactaTTCATAATATGTccttcaaacatatatattatcataacactataattcataattctTCCTCCCAAatacatattatcataacgCTACCAATAATAAACCTTTCCTCAAACACatttatcataacactaggATTATCATAATCCTTTTCTCATAACTCTTTTCCTCCCCAAACACACCCTTAATATTTTAGAGAATCTAGTGGTCGATCTAGCCGAGATTCTCCCAACAGTTTAAAAATGTGATGCCCGTGGAAACCAAAACTTTTGCCAACTTCCCTGAACATTGCCTGGTGGGGCCGTTTGCATGCAGGTCGAAATCAAatgcttgaaaattaaatgcatGTGAGTTTATTTGATGTGTTCTGATGCATGAGTGTTGCAAATGCATGTGTTTGGAGGATATGAATTAGAAACCTAGACTTTTTATGCCTGTTTTGGGTGTTGATTTTGAATTCGTGCGTTTActtaatttgtttggttttttctttattaattgtacgtcttaaatttattttgtatcaaatttttaattattttttttataaatgtttgtacctctaattaaatttcttgactctattgattttaatgaaaataatgtaaaaatgagaaattttaatattagataACAATAATTCTGATTACAGTCGCATTAACATGAATGATCTAAGTAGGAATATTACAAatcattcacaaaatataacaaatcatttaattGGATGAAGCTTACAAAAGTTCTAGTTAAGCAATATTAAAAATGGtctaataagttttaaaataagcATAACCAAAAGGTCACGCAAAAGCGAAAATCAACTAGAGTTACATTTAGCCATCTcctaaaatgaatgaaatattaattttaaataaagaatagcaaagagataattaaaaaatgatataataataatagttataaaaaactctagaagaaaataaaataaaagaattaaaaaatgtgtattttaaaaaatactattgtgattaaattaaagaCAATATGAAAAGActcataaaaaaagttttcaaaatttcatttttattaatttttcaaggtTTGGAGTAGTAGCAAAAGAGGTGGTTGGGAGTTCGTCCACTGAGTTTGTCATAAATCACACCTAGTGGTCGATCGACAATGGTCGTTAGGGTGGTGTTTGGAATTGGTTGATGAATTTTCTAGATTGAATTAGAAAGAATATAATCCATTGGCATGAATCGTGTTTACTATTCAATTCCATGGAAAAGAGTGTAGGAAGCCTTAGTGAAGATACTTGTTGATCAAGAGTAAAGACGATCAATGGTCACACTTTTAAGACGATTGGTTGGTCGTCAACCATCATAGCAATTAGTTGTCAAGGGTTATGGCTATTGATCATTGAGCATCACTACAATCACTTGTTAATAGGCATGAGATCGATAATTATTGATAACAATTGGTTGTCGTCGATCAAGATGTTCACCCTACAACCGTAACGTCCAACGTTGTATGTCACAAGTAATCAAGATCGTTCATCGACGATTGATAAACAACCGTCAAAACGATCTAGAGCCGACGGTTAAAACTATCGATCGTTGTGACCATTGATCAATCATCGTGGTTGATCGTGTGAAGTTGGCTAGCAATTGTTGCCATTTTTTCCAAGTAGATGAGattgaatgattaaaaataacacaCACATATTCCAAACCCATACCCATGAGTCAAACACCCACACATTGGGGCAATAGGATAGAAAGCACattgattttcatttcaaagtCGGCTTCTTTTCGTCAATATTAGTTTACAAAAGTTTACTCTTCTAATCTGCCCTTCCACTTGTGTACTGATTTCAAGCTTCTCCCATGGCTGGTTCACCGTCAATACATGTGTTTTGGCACGAGGGGATGCTCAATCACGACACCGGCTATGGGGTATTCGACACCGGAGAAGATCCAGGTTTTCTCGACGTCTTGGATAAACATCCAGAAAACTCTGACCGGATTAAGAACATGGTTTCCATTCTCAAAAGAGGACCTCTCTCTCCTTTCATCACTTGGCATTCCGGACGACACGCACTCCTCTCTGAATTGCATTCTTTTCACCATCAAGGtgattcttattttaaatgcATATGCTCTTGATAATTGGGTTTTTGCTTTCCATTTATTTGAACTTAGTAGATCTAGGAAAGCAATTGAATCCTCGATGTCACCAGGAAATCAATTTAACCCTTCTTAGATTAGGGAGTTGCAGGGACGGATTTATTAAGCTGCCAACAGACACTCGCCCCTTCACATTAtctgtttttgtattttaatataaattttgaacttttttttaaacaaaattttgctGTAATGCAGTGGTTGTGCCCCACTCTTGCAACCATTAAATTTTGggttaacattttttttagctgtgtttattatatagtggCTGCGCtgaataaaatttttggatcCCCACTGGGCAGTTGGGTTCTTGAATACCGAAGAAATTGAACAATCTAACTTGCATATGCAGATAATTTCTACTGGGAAATCAAGTAAAACCCATCACTCAATGCTGTGCTTATAGTTTCGTTCGCTAATTTTAACAGACTATGTAAATGAGCTCGTTGAAGCTGATAAAAATGGAGGAAAGGTTATGTGTTGTGGAACTTTTCTGAATCCGGGTTCTTGGGATGTCTCACTTCTTGCTGCTGGCACTACTCTATCAGCAATGAAGCATGTTCTTGAAGGGCAGGGTAATATTGCTTATGCACTTGTTAGGCCTCCTGGTCACCACGCTCAGCCAACTCGAGCCGATGGCTATTGTTTCTTGAACAATGCTGGTCTTGCTGTTCATTTGGCTTTAAATTCTGGCTGTGAGAAAGTTGCTGTTGTAGACATTGATGTTCACCATGGAAATGGAACTGCTGAAGGATTTTACATGTCCAACAAAGTTTTGACTATTTCCCTTCATATGGATCATGGTTCCTGGGGTCCTTCCCATCCTCAAAGTGGATCCATTGATGAGCTCGGTGAAGGACAAGGTTATGGATACAATTTGAATATACCTTTGCCAAATGGAACAGGGAACCGTGGATATGAATATGCCATGAAAACATTAGTTGTCCCAGCAATCCAGAAGTTCGAGCCACACATGATTGTTTTGGTTGTAGGCCAAGATTCAAGTGCGGTAAGTCAGTTCATTTGtctacttttttcttaagagGAATGATCATATTGTCAAAAATTTTTgattatttacattaattatgGGTCTACTAATCTATAAGACACCTTGGTATTTTTCAAATCCTACTTCCAAATATAAGTCCTTATTCTAGTTGTAGTAGAATGTCTAATTTGTTTCCTACTAGAGTTAGGTCCagtcttttgttaatgaaCTTCTGTAACTTTATCTATCATgctgaattgaaattttgaacgATTTCTAATAGATATGAGACTTTGTTGGTGTTATTTGTGgcttcaaattttgaactcTAGGTTTGATCTTTGCTGTATTCTGTATCTTTCTTCCTGTTGTTGTTTCTTGTATTTGGCAGCTATGGGACCTTACGTAATGACCCTAAAGTCTCAAATTTGAACTGTATATTAGTCCTAATATTTAAGACTATCCTGCACCACGAAGAAAAAAGGCCCAAGTGTATGTCTTGTTTTTCATGCTCAGAATAACTGAATGATGGATATGTAGATGAAGAGTTGATAATTAGCTGTAGAGATAGTGAAGTGCTTTTGGACTTGTAGATAATTTCAAAGTGCAAGCAGCAAGTATGCTTGATTTTGAATAGGTTGTAGAGCAGAAATGTGGCTGAAATTGTTAGATGGTTGTGGTAATGTTAATATTTATAGATGTGGGTTGTGTTGTAAACTAGACTATTGTTTTGCTTAGTTCTCTTGGTTCTTGCATCCTTTGGTTTGATATCGTTATTGTTGATCTACTATTGCTTCCTTGTCTCATAACTAGACTAGAGAGAATATTTTATCGAAATGCTTAACCGCAATCCTACTAATGGTCATGCTTTATGATGTgaaattgtttgttaatttggtttacatttatttgattgttatgagcttgcatttttttactttcaaattagTTCGATCCAAATGGAAGGCAATGCTTGACGATGGATGGCTACTGGAGATTGGGCAGATAATTTCGGAGCTGGCAAAGAAGTACAGCAGTGGAAGCTTGCTTATAGTCCAAGAAGGAGGATACCATGTTACTTATTCAGCTTATTGTCTTCATGCTACACTTGAAGGATACTCAACCTATCGCCTCCTTTGATATCCGATCCTCTAGACAGTTACCCAGAAGACGAGGCTTTTTCTGTGAAGgtcattgattttattaaaaagtatgaagatgaaaatgtACCATTCTTAAAAGTGTAGCATCcttttaaatatgtatatatctgTATTGGTTGATGATTCTTCACTCCTAGTTGGATAAAGCTTTCTAAAGTTTAGTTGACATAATCTTCGACTTGCTAGTCTCtaattatctttaaaactATGGTTCAGCTTTCTCCATGTACTAGAGCATCAAAGTCACTTAGTTTCTACCATATAAGCATATGAGCAAAATGTTTGTACTTGTTAAGAGATCCAATTCTCTCACCAGAAAAGTTGATTGTTTTCTATGATttaaaaatggatgaaaagATAAGCAAAATGGTTGAAGGCTCtgttagatttttttcaaaatttattttatagtatAAATGGCTGAAGGTTTGAGAAATGTTAGGTTAGATGCCTTCTTTCCAAAGTTGCAATACATCGTGAGCAGGATGATTTAAAATGGACCTTAGGAATTTTCTTTGATGAGTAATATTGTAAATCTAGAAAGAGTAAAATTGCaagtttgaaaaggaaaaggataTTGTTTGAAATGCAAAgttcaaatatgtttttcttttttcaaatatggaTTATAATAGTTAAGTTTTAACCATTATAATTGGAGCTCAAACATGGGTTGTGTTATACCACTTAACATGATGTGTGCTCAACCTTAGGAGATGTCACACAAGCCAATATGAGTTGGTAAAAGCTATCAAAAGCTACCGATTTGATATTTGTCCTATCAGTTTTAAATGTTGGTAGAGTTGAGTTGGTTATTTTTGCGTACCCACCAcaattcttccttcttcctaaTGTATTTAACGGCTCCACCTATTTGCCACCATCAACGATTAATACTACCACACTTTCATAACCACCTTCGCACGATCAACTCCGATGCTTTAATAGTAACATGCAACGAAAATTCTGACGACAACTTTGGGCTCTAGTAGCCACCTCCGATGAGACCTCCAATGACCAACTCCAATAAAACCACCTTCATGCAGCTAACTCCAATGATCAACTTCGAGCCCCAGCAACTACCTCCAATGACAATGTCGGCGACCAACTCTCTGACAACCAACATAACTCAAAAGCAACTTCAATGACCATCTTCGTAGTCAACCCCCAACAACTAGGTCTAGCTTCGTCAACCACCTCAAACTACAAGTCGATAGGAAATGACTTTTAGGTTTAGGCTCATAGCAAAGGTTAAGGAAATGCGAGAACGCTTGTTCCACATTGGAAAATTTAACAACGCCTAGAGGGTATAAATACCAAGTCATCTAGGAAAATTTAACAACGACTACAGGGTATAAATACCAAGGCATGCTAGATGCGAGTTCAAAGTTTGTTGGTGGTGATAATATAGTCATGTCATCACACACACGTCGTCATCATCCAACATGTCCAAGTAGCTGCACAGGCatggaatttttttaacttttaatccgatcttcttcttttatactGTCATGAGTACTTTTTCTAATTCTCTAGATCATTTGAAGGTTGTGTTAACGTTAGAGAACAACCAACACTGTATGTACTTTCAGTCTAACAACAACGCCTTCACCTAACAACTTTGATGACCAACTTCAGAATCTGGATGATCAATTATGGTGATGATGAACTCTGACAACCAACTTTACCTCATGTGATTAACTCTGGGAAGCCACCTTTAATGAGATCCTTAATGAgaatattatgttttatgcAATTTAACTCATACATTCAACGAccatgtttaattaatatcattttgtCTGATTTTTTCGacaaattaaacatttgaatctttgtattttggtgtattattgtaaaatataaagaatcaaatgtttgaaaagaaaagccaTTAACCATTAAccataaaaattgaaattatatttcagaaatggataaaaaaccatataataattggtacttttatttttccctttaattaacatttatagttgaattaaaattaattaaggatttACCAATAGAGGGTTTGGGAGCAGAGAAAATgttaatttcattcaaatatatcatACTTTTTTCAGGAGCACATAA comes from Cucumis sativus cultivar 9930 unplaced genomic scaffold, Cucumber_9930_V3 scaffold118, whole genome shotgun sequence and encodes:
- the LOC116405561 gene encoding LOW QUALITY PROTEIN: histone deacetylase 8-like (The sequence of the model RefSeq protein was modified relative to this genomic sequence to represent the inferred CDS: inserted 2 bases in 2 codons) — translated: MAGSPSIHVFWHEGMLNHDTGYGVFDTGEDPGFLDVLDKHPENSDRIKNMVSILKRGPLSPFITWHSGRHALLSELHSFHHQDYVNELVEADKNGGKVMCCGTFLNPGSWDVSLLAAGTTLSAMKHVLEGQGNIAYALVRPPGHHAQPTRADGYCFLNNAGLAVHLALNSGCEKVAVVDIDVHHGNGTAEGFYMSNKVLTISLHMDHGSWGPSHPQSGSIDELGEGQGYGYNLNIPLPNGTGNRGYEYAMKTLVVPAIQKFEPHMIVLVVGQDSSAFDPNGRQCLTMDGYXEIGQIISELAKKYSSGSLLIVQEGGYHVTYSAYCLHATLEGXLNLSPPLISDPLDSYPEDEAFSVKVIDFIKKYEDENVPFLKV